From a region of the Oryzias melastigma strain HK-1 linkage group LG4, ASM292280v2, whole genome shotgun sequence genome:
- the ttc14 gene encoding tetratricopeptide repeat protein 14 isoform X2, translating into MDRDLLRQCLVYHGESLFSKLKCEQTENPDFQAVVSDLCKATYERKVTEKCSSLVEQFIARKADILFSPEWRTATPQEQDHEEEEAAEPYATMPPLELFMELSYEERRTMIYRDLEKGDVVVGRINNIREYGFFLTLICMAGGLKREIEDLELSALCHVREIPSSGSHDDPLSYYQIGDFIRAGVKDIDRYQEKITVSLHQASLCPALKHIKLGVITQEEMPIHYRETYACILKSCHGYQNPSVVEYLLEKVGISDRHPPSMMRGLQSKLFQEEDFASAIRKKQSASWALKCVRAGVDHFKHGRHVEAMNEYNKALEIDMNNVEALVARGALYANKGGLLKAISDFELALENCPDHRNAKKYLCQTLVERGKQLEEQEKLVTAEGIYRRALSLDDSNPEAKEALHNITDLIQKSIRLREEALAKEQVKAKTSQTSAEKLRKILKEEKRMKKKKKRAASSSPSSSSSRSSSSRSSSSRRRSKKKKKKRRKSDRGSKRHRRISSRESRKSEEGKSERDRKEDEEVEWYPEPPNTSATFLNQTGGPVFGGEDEVAGREARSAGQLNSVSAASDEDDSDSSRKRRTDGQSRSPPGDQGRGRSRERRNLSIEGGREDYRKDRKDDESKRRRSFEENQTRRSSCSSVEVEHSRKSSFLSEYSGNSRNLERRISHDSSSRTSFDGGRYENRGKKEEEGAGKERSEDEGHTSGRGKINAGNQNGQSGTGPKKELPANLLEIFNQIAQFEKEKGSQAKATNPK; encoded by the exons ATGGACAGAGACTTGTTGAGGCAGTGCCTCGTGTATCATGGAGAGTCACTGTTCAGTAAACTTAAATGTGAACAAACCGAAAACCCAGATTTCCAAGCGGTGGTATCGGATCTGTGCAAAGCTACATATGAAAG GAAGGTGACAGAGAAATGCAGCTCACTGGTGGAGCAATTCATTGCCAGAAAGGCTGACATTCTGTTTAGCCCTGAATGGAGGACTGCCACCCCTCAAGAACAGGAtcatgaggaagaggaggctgcAG AGCCCTATGCCACCATGCCACCGCTGGAGTTATTCATGGAGTTGTCGTATGAGGAGAGAAGGACCATGATCTACAGGGATCTCGAGAAAGGGGACGTAGTGGTTGGAAGGATCAACAACATTCGAGAATACGGCTTCTTTCTCACTCTGATTTGCATGGCCGGCGGTTTGAAGAGAGAAATAGAGGACTTGGAGCTTTCG GCTCTTTGTCATGTGAGAGAAATTCCCTCCAGTGGCAGCCACGATGATCCGTTGTCCTATTATCAGATCGGAGACTTCATCAGAG CTGGAGTGAAAGACATCGATCGCTACCAGGAAAAGATCACAGTGTCGCTTCATCAGGCCTCTCTCTGCCCCGCCTTGAAGCACATCAAACTGGGTGTTATTACCCAAGAAGAGATGCCTATACACTACAG AGAAACATATGCatgtattttgaaaagttgCCATGGTTACCAGAACCCCTCTGTGGTGGAGTACCTGCTGGAGAAAGTAGGAATTAGTGACAGGCACCCGCCTTCAATGATGCGAGGACTGCAGAG taaactGTTTCAAGAGGAAGATTTTGCTTCTGCCATCAGGAAGAAGCAGTCTGCCTCCTGGGCCTTAAAGTG CGTTCGAGCCGGCGTGGACCACTTCAAACATGGCCGTCATGTTGAGGCCATGAATGAGTACAACAAAGCCTTGGAAATTGACATGAACAATGTGGAAGCGTTGGTGGCAAGAGGAGcttt gTATGCAAACAAAGGCGGCCTCCTGAAAGCCATATCAGACTTTGAACTCGCTCTGGAAAACTGTCCAGATCACCGCAACGCCAAGAAATACCTCTGCCAGACGCTGGTGGAGAGAGGAAAACA GCTGGAAGAACAAGAAAAACTGGTGACAGCAGAGGGAATCTATCGCAGAGCGCTGTCTCTGGACGACTCGAACCCCGAGGCGAAGGAGGCTCTGCACAACATCACTGACCTGATACAG AAATCTATCCGCCTGCGAGAGGAAGCGCTTGCTAAGGAGCAAGTCAAAGCTAAGACCAGTCAGACCAGCGCTGAGAAATTGCGTAAGATCTTAAAAGAGGAGAAGAG aatgaagaagaagaagaagcgggCGGCCTCTTCCTCCCCATCCTCCTCGTCCTCTAGATCCTCCTCCTCACGGTCATCCTCGTCACGCAGGAGatccaagaagaagaaaaagaagcgaAGGAAGTCGGACCGCGGAAGCAAGCGGCACCGCCGGATCTCCTCCAGGGAAAGCAGGAAGAGTGAGGAGGGTAAGAGCGAGAGGGACAGGAAGGAGGACGAGGAGGTGGAATGGTACCCCGAGCCCCCCAACACTTCCGCCACTTTCCTTAACCAGACAGGTGGGCCGGTGTTCGGAGGGGAGGACGAGGTAGCGGGGAGGGAAGCTAGGAGCGCCGGTCAGTTGAATTCTGTCTCGGCAGCTTCAGATGAGGACGACTCTGACTCCTCACGCAAGAGGAGGACAGACGGGCAGAGCAGGAGCCCACCGGGAGACCAGGGGAGAGGGAGGAGCAGAGAAAGGAGGAATTTGAGCATAGAAGGAGGGAGGGAAGATTAcaggaaagacagaaaagacGACGAATCCAAGAGGAGACGCAGCTTTGAGGAAAATCAAACGAGACGGTCATCCTGCTCATCAGTCGAGGTGGAGCACTCCCGCAAATCCAGCTTCCTATCGGAATATTCGGGAAACTCCAGAAATTTGGAAAGAAGAATAAGCCACGACTCCTCCTCGAGGACCTCCTTCGACGGTGGTAGGTACGAGAACAGGGGGAAGAAGGAAGAAGAGGGAGCAGGAAAGGAGAGGTCAGAGGACGAGGGCCACACATCGGGACGTGGGAAGATCAACGCCGGCAATCAGAACGGACAGAGTGGGACGGGGCCGAAAAAAGAACTCCCCGCAAACCTGCTGGAGATCTTTAACCAGATCGCAcagtttgagaaagaaaaagggaGTCAAGCCAAAGCCACcaatccaaaataa
- the ttc14 gene encoding tetratricopeptide repeat protein 14 isoform X1, with protein MDRDLLRQCLVYHGESLFSKLKCEQTENPDFQAVVSDLCKATYERKVTEKCSSLVEQFIARKADILFSPEWRTATPQEQDHEEEEAAEPYATMPPLELFMELSYEERRTMIYRDLEKGDVVVGRINNIREYGFFLTLICMAGGLKREIEDLELSALCHVREIPSSGSHDDPLSYYQIGDFIRAGVKDIDRYQEKITVSLHQASLCPALKHIKLGVITQEEMPIHYSRSVCAAADSRETYACILKSCHGYQNPSVVEYLLEKVGISDRHPPSMMRGLQSKLFQEEDFASAIRKKQSASWALKCVRAGVDHFKHGRHVEAMNEYNKALEIDMNNVEALVARGALYANKGGLLKAISDFELALENCPDHRNAKKYLCQTLVERGKQLEEQEKLVTAEGIYRRALSLDDSNPEAKEALHNITDLIQKSIRLREEALAKEQVKAKTSQTSAEKLRKILKEEKRMKKKKKRAASSSPSSSSSRSSSSRSSSSRRRSKKKKKKRRKSDRGSKRHRRISSRESRKSEEGKSERDRKEDEEVEWYPEPPNTSATFLNQTGGPVFGGEDEVAGREARSAGQLNSVSAASDEDDSDSSRKRRTDGQSRSPPGDQGRGRSRERRNLSIEGGREDYRKDRKDDESKRRRSFEENQTRRSSCSSVEVEHSRKSSFLSEYSGNSRNLERRISHDSSSRTSFDGGRYENRGKKEEEGAGKERSEDEGHTSGRGKINAGNQNGQSGTGPKKELPANLLEIFNQIAQFEKEKGSQAKATNPK; from the exons ATGGACAGAGACTTGTTGAGGCAGTGCCTCGTGTATCATGGAGAGTCACTGTTCAGTAAACTTAAATGTGAACAAACCGAAAACCCAGATTTCCAAGCGGTGGTATCGGATCTGTGCAAAGCTACATATGAAAG GAAGGTGACAGAGAAATGCAGCTCACTGGTGGAGCAATTCATTGCCAGAAAGGCTGACATTCTGTTTAGCCCTGAATGGAGGACTGCCACCCCTCAAGAACAGGAtcatgaggaagaggaggctgcAG AGCCCTATGCCACCATGCCACCGCTGGAGTTATTCATGGAGTTGTCGTATGAGGAGAGAAGGACCATGATCTACAGGGATCTCGAGAAAGGGGACGTAGTGGTTGGAAGGATCAACAACATTCGAGAATACGGCTTCTTTCTCACTCTGATTTGCATGGCCGGCGGTTTGAAGAGAGAAATAGAGGACTTGGAGCTTTCG GCTCTTTGTCATGTGAGAGAAATTCCCTCCAGTGGCAGCCACGATGATCCGTTGTCCTATTATCAGATCGGAGACTTCATCAGAG CTGGAGTGAAAGACATCGATCGCTACCAGGAAAAGATCACAGTGTCGCTTCATCAGGCCTCTCTCTGCCCCGCCTTGAAGCACATCAAACTGGGTGTTATTACCCAAGAAGAGATGCCTATACACTACAG TCGAAgtgtttgtgctgctgctgaTTCCAGAGAAACATATGCatgtattttgaaaagttgCCATGGTTACCAGAACCCCTCTGTGGTGGAGTACCTGCTGGAGAAAGTAGGAATTAGTGACAGGCACCCGCCTTCAATGATGCGAGGACTGCAGAG taaactGTTTCAAGAGGAAGATTTTGCTTCTGCCATCAGGAAGAAGCAGTCTGCCTCCTGGGCCTTAAAGTG CGTTCGAGCCGGCGTGGACCACTTCAAACATGGCCGTCATGTTGAGGCCATGAATGAGTACAACAAAGCCTTGGAAATTGACATGAACAATGTGGAAGCGTTGGTGGCAAGAGGAGcttt gTATGCAAACAAAGGCGGCCTCCTGAAAGCCATATCAGACTTTGAACTCGCTCTGGAAAACTGTCCAGATCACCGCAACGCCAAGAAATACCTCTGCCAGACGCTGGTGGAGAGAGGAAAACA GCTGGAAGAACAAGAAAAACTGGTGACAGCAGAGGGAATCTATCGCAGAGCGCTGTCTCTGGACGACTCGAACCCCGAGGCGAAGGAGGCTCTGCACAACATCACTGACCTGATACAG AAATCTATCCGCCTGCGAGAGGAAGCGCTTGCTAAGGAGCAAGTCAAAGCTAAGACCAGTCAGACCAGCGCTGAGAAATTGCGTAAGATCTTAAAAGAGGAGAAGAG aatgaagaagaagaagaagcgggCGGCCTCTTCCTCCCCATCCTCCTCGTCCTCTAGATCCTCCTCCTCACGGTCATCCTCGTCACGCAGGAGatccaagaagaagaaaaagaagcgaAGGAAGTCGGACCGCGGAAGCAAGCGGCACCGCCGGATCTCCTCCAGGGAAAGCAGGAAGAGTGAGGAGGGTAAGAGCGAGAGGGACAGGAAGGAGGACGAGGAGGTGGAATGGTACCCCGAGCCCCCCAACACTTCCGCCACTTTCCTTAACCAGACAGGTGGGCCGGTGTTCGGAGGGGAGGACGAGGTAGCGGGGAGGGAAGCTAGGAGCGCCGGTCAGTTGAATTCTGTCTCGGCAGCTTCAGATGAGGACGACTCTGACTCCTCACGCAAGAGGAGGACAGACGGGCAGAGCAGGAGCCCACCGGGAGACCAGGGGAGAGGGAGGAGCAGAGAAAGGAGGAATTTGAGCATAGAAGGAGGGAGGGAAGATTAcaggaaagacagaaaagacGACGAATCCAAGAGGAGACGCAGCTTTGAGGAAAATCAAACGAGACGGTCATCCTGCTCATCAGTCGAGGTGGAGCACTCCCGCAAATCCAGCTTCCTATCGGAATATTCGGGAAACTCCAGAAATTTGGAAAGAAGAATAAGCCACGACTCCTCCTCGAGGACCTCCTTCGACGGTGGTAGGTACGAGAACAGGGGGAAGAAGGAAGAAGAGGGAGCAGGAAAGGAGAGGTCAGAGGACGAGGGCCACACATCGGGACGTGGGAAGATCAACGCCGGCAATCAGAACGGACAGAGTGGGACGGGGCCGAAAAAAGAACTCCCCGCAAACCTGCTGGAGATCTTTAACCAGATCGCAcagtttgagaaagaaaaagggaGTCAAGCCAAAGCCACcaatccaaaataa
- the ttc14 gene encoding tetratricopeptide repeat protein 14 isoform X3 — MDRDLLRQCLVYHGESLFSKLKCEQTENPDFQAVVSDLCKATYERKVTEKCSSLVEQFIARKADILFSPEWRTATPQEQDHEEEEAAEPYATMPPLELFMELSYEERRTMIYRDLEKGDVVVGRINNIREYGFFLTLICMAGGLKREIEDLELSALCHVREIPSSGSHDDPLSYYQIGDFIRAGVKDIDRYQEKITVSLHQASLCPALKHIKLGVITQEEMPIHYSRSVCAAADSRETYACILKSCHGYQNPSVVEYLLEKVGISDRHPPSMMRGLQSKLFQEEDFASAIRKKQSASWALKCVRAGVDHFKHGRHVEAMNEYNKALEIDMNNVEALVARGALYANKGGLLKAISDFELALENCPDHRNAKKYLCQTLVERGKQLEEQEKLVTAEGIYRRALSLDDSNPEAKEALHNITDLIQKSIRLREEALAKEQVKAKTSQTSAEKLRKILKEEKRMKKKKKRAASSSPSSSSSRSSSSRSSSSRRRSKKKKKKRRKSDRGSKRHRRISSRESRKSEEDRWAGVRRGGRGSGEGS, encoded by the exons ATGGACAGAGACTTGTTGAGGCAGTGCCTCGTGTATCATGGAGAGTCACTGTTCAGTAAACTTAAATGTGAACAAACCGAAAACCCAGATTTCCAAGCGGTGGTATCGGATCTGTGCAAAGCTACATATGAAAG GAAGGTGACAGAGAAATGCAGCTCACTGGTGGAGCAATTCATTGCCAGAAAGGCTGACATTCTGTTTAGCCCTGAATGGAGGACTGCCACCCCTCAAGAACAGGAtcatgaggaagaggaggctgcAG AGCCCTATGCCACCATGCCACCGCTGGAGTTATTCATGGAGTTGTCGTATGAGGAGAGAAGGACCATGATCTACAGGGATCTCGAGAAAGGGGACGTAGTGGTTGGAAGGATCAACAACATTCGAGAATACGGCTTCTTTCTCACTCTGATTTGCATGGCCGGCGGTTTGAAGAGAGAAATAGAGGACTTGGAGCTTTCG GCTCTTTGTCATGTGAGAGAAATTCCCTCCAGTGGCAGCCACGATGATCCGTTGTCCTATTATCAGATCGGAGACTTCATCAGAG CTGGAGTGAAAGACATCGATCGCTACCAGGAAAAGATCACAGTGTCGCTTCATCAGGCCTCTCTCTGCCCCGCCTTGAAGCACATCAAACTGGGTGTTATTACCCAAGAAGAGATGCCTATACACTACAG TCGAAgtgtttgtgctgctgctgaTTCCAGAGAAACATATGCatgtattttgaaaagttgCCATGGTTACCAGAACCCCTCTGTGGTGGAGTACCTGCTGGAGAAAGTAGGAATTAGTGACAGGCACCCGCCTTCAATGATGCGAGGACTGCAGAG taaactGTTTCAAGAGGAAGATTTTGCTTCTGCCATCAGGAAGAAGCAGTCTGCCTCCTGGGCCTTAAAGTG CGTTCGAGCCGGCGTGGACCACTTCAAACATGGCCGTCATGTTGAGGCCATGAATGAGTACAACAAAGCCTTGGAAATTGACATGAACAATGTGGAAGCGTTGGTGGCAAGAGGAGcttt gTATGCAAACAAAGGCGGCCTCCTGAAAGCCATATCAGACTTTGAACTCGCTCTGGAAAACTGTCCAGATCACCGCAACGCCAAGAAATACCTCTGCCAGACGCTGGTGGAGAGAGGAAAACA GCTGGAAGAACAAGAAAAACTGGTGACAGCAGAGGGAATCTATCGCAGAGCGCTGTCTCTGGACGACTCGAACCCCGAGGCGAAGGAGGCTCTGCACAACATCACTGACCTGATACAG AAATCTATCCGCCTGCGAGAGGAAGCGCTTGCTAAGGAGCAAGTCAAAGCTAAGACCAGTCAGACCAGCGCTGAGAAATTGCGTAAGATCTTAAAAGAGGAGAAGAG aatgaagaagaagaagaagcgggCGGCCTCTTCCTCCCCATCCTCCTCGTCCTCTAGATCCTCCTCCTCACGGTCATCCTCGTCACGCAGGAGatccaagaagaagaaaaagaagcgaAGGAAGTCGGACCGCGGAAGCAAGCGGCACCGCCGGATCTCCTCCAGGGAAAGCAGGAAGAGTGAGGAGG ACAGGTGGGCCGGTGTTCGGAGGGGAGGACGAGGTAGCGGGGAGGGAAGCTAG
- the LOC112150660 gene encoding mucin-17: METVSPTTSTAETTLTIKSATETSFKIPAPPGIGGIGIGTTEKTSAPTTAKELSVVTTTVTEKIVTTAADITIQTTTAETTVPVTTAAKTTVLETTALATASAKTTVSATTAAASDTTLVKTTTIDAMVLATTRADTTIPTTAAAQSTVQATTTSETTTPTTPAVETYLPATTVPETTVLATTSAKTTVMATTAVEIILPETTMAETTVLATTTAKTTTLATTAVETDLPATIPETTVPATTIAEPAVPETTVLATVSAETTALATTETTVSKKITGDTTLAITVVESTVLATTAAETTVLTTTPENTTVLRATTAETTALSTTKAETTVLATTADNTGVLATTAAETPLATTAAETTVLTTTPENTTVLRATTAETTALSTTKAETTGLATTADNTGVLATTAAETPLATTAAETTVLTTTPENTTVLRTTTAETTALTTTKAETTVLATTADNTGVLATTAAETPLATTAAETTVLATTPENTTVLGTTAAETTALTTTKAETTVLVTTADTTGVLATTAAETPLATTATETTVLATTSENTMVLRTTIAETTALTTTKAETTVLATTADTTGVLATTAAETPLTTTAAETTALATTPENTTVLGTTAAETTALTTTAAETPLATTAAEKTVQATTEVETTLLAPTADNTTVPATMADNTTVLATTAEETTLAETTILATTAAETTPQATTADNTTILATTAAETTVLATTADNTTILATTAAETTLATTAAETTIQATTEVETTLLATTAGNTTVLATTVDNTTVLATTANNTTILATTAAETTLATTAAETTIQAATEVETTVLATTVDNTTVLATTADNTTILATTPAETTLATTAAETTVQATTEVETTVLATTAGNTTVQPTTADTTLLATTADNTTILATTAPETTILATTTTEETTIAETTILATTDEETTLLATTADNTTVLATMVDNSTVLATTAKETTLAETTVLTTTAGVTTLAETTILPTTAEVTNVLTTTAVETAEPATRTPAMVQATTGAETFPESTTFETKVPTTTAAEPTGTLATKPETTAAKMTVPATTQAKTTIPATTAETILATTSSTSTAVTTATTTLHTSSPAGVPPTAKETTVIATGIITSTTPATTTTAAVQPLTFNITSTTKSLPVVPPNSAATTKSSPVPTGPPPLSQTTATKETTSQGFEAIARMQMRLVFNGGVSNDTVIELIKQFFQEQILNGTTNTVTVKNIRRTLPNP; encoded by the exons ATGGAAACAGTATCACCAACAACAAGTACAGCAGAAACAACACTGACAATAAAATCAGCAACAGAAACATCATTTAAAATACCAGCACCACCAGGAATAGGTGGAATAGGAATAGGAACTACAGAGAAAACATCAGCACCCACAACAGCAAAAGAATTATCAGTGGTAACAACAACAGTGACAGAAAAAATAGtaacaacagcagcagatatTACAATACAAACAACAACAGCCGAAACAACAGTGCCAGTAACAACAGCTGCTAAAACAACAGTACTAGAAACAACTGCACTAGCAACAGCATcagcaaaaacaacagtgtcagcaacaacagcagcagcatcagacACAACTTTAGTAAAAACAACAACGATAGATGCGATGGTACTCGCAACAACAAGAGCAGATACAACAATaccaacaacagcagcagcacaaagCACAGTGCAAGCAACAACAACATCAGAAACAACAACACCAACAACACCTGCAGTAGAAACATATTTGCCAGCAACAACAGTACCAGAAACAACAGTACTAGCAACAACATCAGCAAAAACCACAGTGATGGCAACAACTGCAGTAGAAATAATTTTGCCTGAAACAACAATGGCAGAAACAACAGTACtagcaacaacaacagcaaaaacaacaacactagCAACAACTGCAGTAGAAACAGATTTGCCAGCAACAATACCAGAAACAACAGTGCCAGCAACTACAATAGCAGAACCAGCAGTGCCTGAAACAACAGTACTAGCAACAGTCTCAGCAGAAACAACAGCGCTAGCTACAACAGAAACAACAGtgtcaaaaaaaatcacaggagACACAACTTTGGCAATAACAGTGGTAGAATCAACAGTATtagcaacaacagcagcagaaacaacGGTGCTGACAACGACACCAGAAAATACAACGGTACTCAGAGcaacaacagcagaaacaactGCACTATCAACAACAAAGGCAGAAACAACAGTGCTGGCAACAACAGCAGATAATACAGGGGTACtagcaacaacagcagcagaaaccCCATtagcaacaacagcagcagaaacaacGGTGCTGACAACGACACCAGAAAATACAACGGTACTCAGGGcaacaacagcagaaacaactGCACTATCAACAACAAAGGCAGAAACAACAGGGCTGGCAACAACAGCAGATAATACAGGGGTACtagcaacaacagcagcagaaacaccATTAGcaactacagcagcagaaacaaCGGTGCTGACAACGACACCAGAAAATACAACGGTACTCAGaacaacaacagcagaaacaactGCACTGACAACAACAAAGGCAGAAACAACAGTGCTGGCAACAACAGCCGACAATACAGGGGTACTAGCAACAACAGCGGCAGAAACCCCATtagcaacaacagcagcagaaacaacagTGCTGGCAACGACACCAGAAAATACAACGGTACTCggaacaacagcagcagaaacaacTGCACTGACAACAACAAAGGCAGAAACAACAGTGCTGGTAACAACAGCAGATACTACAGGGGTACTAGCAACAACAGCGGCAGAAACCCCATTAGCAACAACAGCAACAGAAACAACGGTGCTGGCAACGACATCAGAAAATACAATGGTACTCAGAACAACAATAGCAGAAACAACTGCACTAACAACAACAAAGGCAGAAACAACAGTGCTGGCAACAACAGCAGATACTACAGGGGTACTAGCAACAACAGCGGCAGAAACCCCAttaacaacaacagcagcagaaacgACTGCACTGGCAACGACACCAGAAAATACAACGGTACTCggaacaacagcagcagaaacaacTGCACTAACAACAACAGCGGCAGAAACCCCATtagcaacaacagcagcagaaaaaaccGTACAAGCAACAACAGAGGTAGAAACAACATTGTTGGCACCAACAGCAGATAATACAACAGTACCAGCAACAATGGCAGATAATACAACAGTACTAGCAACAACAGCAGAAGAAACAACATTAGCAGAAACAACAATATtagcaacaacagcagcagaaacaacaCCACAAGCAACAACAGCAGACAATACAACGATACtagcaacaacagcagcagaaacaacagTGCTGGCAACAACAGCAGATAATACAACGATACTAGCAACAactgcagcagaaacaacattagcaacaacagcagcagaaacaacCATACAAGCAACAACAGAGGTAGAAACAACATTGCTGGCAACAACTGCAGGTAATACAACAGTACTAGCAACAACAGTAGATAATACAACGGTACTAGCAACAACAGCAAATAATACAACGATACTAGCAACAactgcagcagaaacaacattagcaacaacagcagcagaaacaacCATACAAGCAGCAACAGAGGTAGAAACAACAGTGCTGGCAACAACAGTAGATAATACAACGGTACTAGCAACAACAGCAGATAATACAACGATACTAGCAACAACTCCAGCAGAAACAACATTAGCAACgacagcagcagaaacaacCGTACAAGCAACAACAGAGGTAGAAACAACAGTGCTGGCAACAACTGCAGGTAATACAACAGTACAACCAACAACAGCAGATACAACACTGCTGGCAACAACAGCAGACAATACAACGATACTAGCAACAACAGCACCAGAAACTACAATActggcaacaacaacaacagaagaAACAACAATAGCAGAAACAACAATATTAGCAACAACCGATGAAGAAACAACTTTGCTGGCAACAACAGCAGATAATACAACAGTACTAGCAACAATGGTAGATAATTCAACGGTACTAGcaacaacagcaaaagaaacaacattAGCAGAAACAACAGTATTAACAACAACAGCAGGAGTAACAACTTTAGCAGAAACAACAATATTACCAACAACAGCAGAAGTAACAAATGTACTAACAACAACTGCTGTAGAAACAGCAGAACCAGCCACAAGAACACCAGCAATGGTACAAGCAACAACTGGGGCAGAGACATTCCCTGAATCAACAACATTTGAGACAAAGGTaccaacaacaacagcagcagaaccaACAGGAACCCTAGCAACAAAACCAGAAACAACAGCAGCAAAAATGACAGTACCTGCAACAACACAAGCAAAAACAACTATACCAGCAACTACAGCAGAAACAATACTAGCAACAACATCTTCAACTTCAACGGCTGTAACAACAGCTACTACAACTCTTCATACAAGTAGCCCAGCTGGAGTGCCTCCTACAGCCAAAGAAACCACTGTGATTGCAACTGGTATCATCACATCCACAACCCCAGCAACTACAACAACAGCTGCTGTGCAACCACTTACTTTCAACATAACTTCTACAACAAAATCCCTACCGGTCGTCCCTCCAAATTCAGCAGCAACTACAAAATCTTCACCTGTACCAACAGGACCCCCACCTCTTTCTCAAACAACAGCAACCAAAGAAACAACCAGTCAAG gttttgaaGCCATAGCTCGTATGCAGATGAGATTAGTCTTTAATGGAGGGGTCAGCAATGATACTGTCATTGAACTTATTAAACAG tttttccaAGAACAGATCCTGAATGGAACAACAAACACAGTCACAGTGAAAAACATTCGGAGGACCTTACCTAATCCATGA